One Gloeobacter morelensis MG652769 DNA window includes the following coding sequences:
- a CDS encoding MbtH family protein produces the protein MTQPIGVEAPQDLYQVVVNHEEQYSIWAVGDPPPLGWLAAGKRGSKAECLAHIDAVWLDMRPLSLRKQEPATDNWDETICGHKPSS, from the coding sequence ATGACTCAACCGATCGGCGTAGAAGCACCCCAGGACCTGTACCAGGTGGTCGTCAACCACGAAGAGCAGTATTCCATCTGGGCGGTAGGCGACCCGCCGCCCCTGGGCTGGCTCGCGGCCGGTAAGCGCGGCTCCAAAGCCGAGTGCCTGGCCCACATCGACGCCGTCTGGCTCGACATGCGGCCCCTCAGCCTGCGCAAACAGGAACCGGCTACCGACAATTGGGATGAGACCATCTGCGGCCACAAGCCCAGCAGCTAA
- a CDS encoding MarR family winged helix-turn-helix transcriptional regulator, which produces MFTLPDMPQDRALLELADRFSESEATSLRAFLAFLHVSAETYEAYNVHFARYGLSDGRFSLLIFLLTERERVPTPSDCAERLGVTRATVTGLLDGLEREGLIRREPRPGDGRMLAVRLTEQGQKLLEGMLPDHFRRITACTSHLTEIEKMLLISLVVRLRSGLPALSER; this is translated from the coding sequence ATGTTCACACTGCCCGACATGCCACAGGATAGGGCGTTGCTGGAGTTGGCGGACCGGTTCTCCGAATCGGAAGCGACTTCTTTGAGAGCTTTCCTCGCCTTCCTGCACGTATCTGCTGAGACTTACGAAGCTTACAACGTCCACTTTGCCCGCTACGGCCTCTCGGACGGCCGCTTCAGCCTGTTGATTTTTCTGCTCACCGAGCGCGAGCGGGTGCCGACGCCCTCCGACTGTGCCGAGCGGTTGGGAGTCACCCGCGCGACCGTCACGGGGTTGCTCGACGGTCTGGAGCGCGAAGGGTTGATCAGAAGGGAGCCACGCCCCGGAGACGGACGGATGTTGGCGGTGCGCCTGACCGAACAGGGTCAAAAACTGCTCGAAGGCATGCTGCCAGACCATTTTCGGCGGATCACGGCCTGTACCTCCCACCTCACCGAAATCGAAAAAATGCTGCTGATCTCGCTCGTTGTCAGGCTGCGGTCCGGGCTACCTGCCTTGAGCGAGCGTTAA
- a CDS encoding ABC transporter ATP-binding protein encodes MTAQALIRLEGITKRFSTDELETHALANVHLEIYPGEFVSITGPSGCGKSTLLSILGLLDSISEGRYILNGTPVERLSVDERSRIRNREIGIIFQSFNLIGDLTVAENVELPLTYRGLSAPQRKQAVEQALEQVGMSHRLRHYPAQLSGGQQQRVAVARALAGTPAILLADEPTGNLDSTNGEAVMELLRALHRAGTTICMVTHEPRFTSYGDRTVWMLDGQVIGVGKAGEMASQSQAGVSH; translated from the coding sequence ATGACCGCACAAGCCTTGATCCGCCTGGAAGGGATTACCAAACGTTTCAGCACCGACGAACTGGAAACCCACGCCCTGGCGAACGTCCATCTCGAAATTTATCCAGGCGAGTTCGTCTCGATTACCGGCCCCTCCGGCTGCGGCAAATCGACGTTGCTGTCGATTTTGGGATTGCTCGATTCGATTAGCGAAGGCCGCTACATTCTCAACGGCACGCCGGTAGAGCGCCTGAGCGTCGATGAACGCTCGCGGATCCGCAATCGCGAAATCGGCATCATCTTTCAGAGTTTCAACTTGATCGGCGACCTAACGGTGGCGGAGAACGTCGAACTGCCCCTCACCTACCGCGGCCTTAGCGCTCCTCAGCGCAAACAGGCCGTCGAACAGGCCCTTGAGCAAGTCGGCATGTCCCACCGCCTGCGCCACTACCCGGCCCAGTTGTCGGGAGGTCAGCAGCAGCGCGTCGCCGTCGCCCGCGCCCTGGCCGGTACCCCCGCCATCCTGCTTGCGGACGAGCCGACAGGCAACCTTGATTCCACCAACGGCGAAGCGGTGATGGAACTGCTGCGTGCACTGCACCGGGCCGGGACGACCATCTGCATGGTCACCCATGAACCGCGCTTTACAAGCTACGGCGACCGGACTGTCTGGATGCTGGACGGGCAGGTCATTGGGGTGGGCAAGGCCGGCGAGATGGCTTCTCAATCCCAGGCCGGGGTTTCCCACTGA
- a CDS encoding NB-ARC domain-containing protein translates to MVLPPKQRKRGVILTPEGYRRLQEARRQIERQENLGGRYSLENLSERTGLAPRTVTRVLGCAEGVDKQTLEQLFWGFSLELTRRDYTSVGAAVAREPAAPDTRVSLGDAPDVSAFHGRTEELALLKGWLLEDNCRLVALVGMGGVGKTSLALKLCEQVQGSFEYVIWRSLRNAPPAQDLLAESIRFFSAGVQSDLPPGCFGKRVLLLLDHLRRYRCLIVLDNAETVLGSQGLSGYCDGFADYSELLRCIGSTAHRSCLILTSREKPQEVAVGEGRTQPVRSLLVGGLPAEFGQKILLEKDLQSPSDEAARALVQHYSGNPLALKMAASTIQDLFAGSISDFMAQGTTIFGEIRNLLAQQFNRLSEIEREIAYWLAINREPASQAQLREDLLSPVSKLRLLEALESLGRRSLTESQATRFTLQPVALEYLTGRLVEQIYEELVCGRLVLLKSHALLKPQGTEYIQSMQVRFILVPLLEQLVATFGGKEAAVQHLSRLLPVLRQDGTEPGYAAGNLFNLLRRLGADLSGCDFSNLSVWQADLRGADLHRLNFAGANLAKSVFTEAVGNVTSLAFSPDGRLLATGDAGSVVRLWQVADGKQLALCEGHTSWVWAVAFSPDGRLIASGSMDQTVKLWDARTCECIKTLRGHVGRVLTVAFSPDGRTLLSAGDDQVIRLWDVSSGEPGLHLPGHNRCVSSACFSPDGRLIASGSMDRTVRLWDASGQCLKTLEGHDHCVFSVAFAPDGQTIASASQDETIKLWQVATGECEGTLRGHTSVVHSLSFSPDGRTIASASQDETIKLWQVATGECEGTLRGHEGWVWAVAFSPDGETIASGCAARSVRFWDTMAGICRIALQGHANLMFSVAFAPDGRTLASSSSDRRVYLWDVEGKSCLDTLRGHEGWVLSVATSPDGRTLASTGMDRTIRLWNTRSGACSKILRGHEGWVWSVAFSPDSQTIASASTDQTVRLWDARTGQCLQVLRGHSDWVCTANFSPDGRLVASGSQDGTTRLWQTDTGDCLHTLAGEGGSVRAVSFSPTAPLVACVGDGRTVRIWDIQAKSWLHVLEGHTNGIWAAAFAPDGQTLATAGADRTIRLWDVKAGCNLRVLEGHTNLVFDVTFSPDGGLMASGSQDETVKLWQPDGTCDTLVATKPYEGMNIAGVLGLTRAQKLTLKALGAVEVFAEDSSQTRPNSNT, encoded by the coding sequence GTGGTTCTACCTCCCAAACAACGCAAGCGCGGCGTCATCCTGACACCCGAAGGTTATCGGCGTCTGCAAGAAGCCCGGCGTCAGATCGAGCGCCAGGAAAATCTGGGCGGGCGCTATTCTCTTGAAAACTTGAGTGAGCGCACCGGCCTCGCGCCCCGGACCGTCACCCGCGTTTTGGGCTGCGCGGAGGGCGTCGACAAGCAGACCCTGGAGCAGTTGTTCTGGGGTTTCAGTCTGGAACTGACCCGGCGCGATTACACCAGCGTCGGAGCCGCTGTCGCCCGTGAGCCTGCCGCCCCGGACACGCGCGTGAGCCTAGGTGACGCCCCGGATGTGTCGGCTTTTCACGGCCGCACCGAAGAACTGGCGCTCTTGAAGGGCTGGCTCCTGGAGGACAACTGCCGACTGGTGGCCCTGGTAGGCATGGGGGGCGTCGGCAAGACGTCCCTCGCTCTCAAGTTGTGCGAGCAGGTCCAGGGATCGTTCGAGTACGTAATCTGGCGTTCGCTGCGCAACGCGCCGCCCGCCCAGGACCTTCTGGCCGAGAGCATCCGTTTTTTCTCGGCCGGCGTTCAGAGCGACCTGCCGCCGGGTTGCTTTGGCAAGCGCGTTCTGTTGCTGCTCGATCACCTGCGCCGATATCGCTGCTTAATCGTGCTCGACAACGCAGAAACAGTGCTGGGCAGCCAGGGTTTGAGCGGCTACTGCGACGGATTCGCAGACTACAGCGAGCTGTTGCGCTGCATCGGCAGCACCGCCCACCGCAGTTGCCTGATCCTGACCAGCCGCGAGAAACCCCAGGAAGTGGCAGTCGGCGAAGGGCGGACCCAGCCGGTCCGCTCGCTCCTGGTGGGCGGTTTACCGGCGGAGTTCGGCCAGAAGATTTTGCTTGAAAAAGACCTGCAATCGCCGAGCGACGAGGCGGCGCGTGCCCTAGTTCAGCACTACTCGGGCAATCCCCTCGCGCTCAAGATGGCGGCCAGCACAATCCAGGACCTCTTCGCGGGCAGCATCTCCGACTTTATGGCCCAGGGCACGACTATCTTCGGTGAAATTCGCAACCTGCTCGCTCAGCAGTTCAACCGGCTTTCCGAGATCGAGCGCGAAATCGCCTACTGGCTTGCCATCAACCGCGAGCCGGCTTCCCAGGCGCAGTTGCGCGAAGACCTACTCTCGCCCGTCTCTAAGCTGCGGTTGCTCGAAGCGCTCGAATCACTCGGGCGGCGCTCCCTGACCGAGTCGCAGGCCACCCGCTTTACCCTGCAACCCGTTGCCCTCGAATATTTGACCGGGCGGTTGGTAGAGCAGATCTACGAAGAACTGGTCTGCGGTCGGCTGGTGCTCTTGAAAAGCCACGCCCTGCTCAAACCCCAGGGCACGGAGTATATCCAGAGCATGCAGGTCCGCTTCATCCTGGTGCCCCTGCTCGAACAATTGGTCGCCACTTTCGGCGGCAAAGAAGCGGCCGTACAACACCTCAGCCGCCTGCTGCCGGTCCTGCGCCAGGACGGCACGGAGCCCGGCTACGCTGCGGGCAACTTATTTAATCTGCTGCGCCGCCTGGGTGCCGATTTGAGCGGCTGCGACTTTTCTAACTTGAGCGTCTGGCAGGCCGACTTGCGGGGTGCCGATTTGCACCGCCTCAATTTTGCCGGTGCCAACCTGGCAAAGTCGGTCTTCACCGAGGCGGTGGGCAACGTCACCTCCCTCGCTTTCAGTCCCGACGGACGGTTGCTGGCGACGGGAGACGCAGGCAGTGTCGTTCGGTTGTGGCAGGTGGCCGATGGCAAGCAACTGGCCCTCTGCGAGGGCCACACGAGCTGGGTGTGGGCGGTCGCCTTCAGCCCCGACGGCCGCTTGATTGCCAGCGGCAGCATGGATCAGACCGTCAAGTTGTGGGACGCACGCACCTGCGAATGCATCAAGACCCTGCGTGGCCACGTCGGCCGCGTGCTGACAGTTGCCTTCAGCCCCGACGGGCGTACCCTGCTGAGCGCCGGCGACGACCAGGTAATCCGGCTCTGGGACGTCAGCTCGGGCGAGCCTGGCCTGCACCTGCCAGGCCACAACCGCTGCGTTTCCTCCGCCTGTTTTAGCCCCGACGGCCGCTTGATTGCCAGCGGCAGCATGGACCGCACCGTGCGCCTCTGGGACGCTTCCGGCCAGTGTCTTAAGACGCTCGAGGGCCACGACCACTGCGTCTTTTCAGTCGCCTTCGCGCCGGATGGCCAGACGATCGCCAGCGCCAGCCAGGACGAGACGATCAAACTCTGGCAGGTCGCAACTGGCGAATGCGAGGGCACCCTGCGCGGCCACACCAGCGTCGTCCACTCGCTGAGCTTCAGCCCCGACGGCCGGACCATCGCCAGCGCCAGCCAGGACGAGACGATCAAACTCTGGCAGGTCGCAACTGGCGAATGCGAGGGCACCCTGCGCGGCCACGAAGGTTGGGTGTGGGCAGTTGCCTTCAGCCCCGACGGCGAGACAATTGCCAGCGGCTGCGCCGCCCGGTCGGTGCGCTTCTGGGACACCATGGCCGGGATTTGCCGCATCGCCCTGCAGGGACACGCCAACTTGATGTTCTCGGTGGCCTTTGCCCCCGACGGCCGCACGCTCGCCAGCAGCAGTTCCGACCGGCGGGTTTACCTGTGGGATGTCGAAGGCAAAAGCTGCCTGGATACGTTGCGCGGCCACGAGGGTTGGGTACTCTCGGTCGCTACTTCCCCGGACGGCCGCACGCTCGCGAGTACCGGCATGGACCGTACGATCCGGCTCTGGAATACCCGTAGCGGCGCGTGCTCGAAAATTTTGCGCGGCCACGAGGGCTGGGTCTGGTCGGTGGCCTTCAGTCCAGATAGTCAGACCATCGCCAGTGCCAGCACCGATCAGACTGTGCGGCTGTGGGATGCGCGCACGGGGCAGTGCTTGCAGGTCCTGCGCGGCCACAGCGACTGGGTGTGCACGGCCAACTTCAGCCCCGACGGCCGCCTGGTGGCAAGCGGCAGCCAGGACGGTACGACCCGACTCTGGCAGACCGATACCGGCGATTGCCTGCACACCCTCGCAGGGGAAGGTGGCAGCGTGCGGGCGGTGAGCTTCAGCCCGACTGCGCCGCTTGTCGCCTGTGTTGGCGACGGGCGCACCGTCCGCATCTGGGACATCCAGGCTAAAAGCTGGCTCCATGTCCTGGAGGGCCACACCAACGGGATCTGGGCTGCTGCCTTCGCTCCTGATGGGCAAACGCTTGCCACCGCCGGTGCCGACCGGACAATCAGGCTGTGGGATGTGAAAGCGGGCTGCAACCTGCGCGTTCTGGAGGGCCACACCAATCTGGTCTTCGACGTCACCTTCAGCCCGGACGGAGGCCTGATGGCGAGCGGCAGCCAGGACGAGACGGTCAAACTCTGGCAACCCGACGGCACCTGCGACACCCTGGTGGCGACCAAACCTTACGAAGGGATGAACATCGCCGGCGTCCTGGGGTTGACCAGGGCTCAGAAGCTCACCCTCAAAGCGCTGGGAGCGGTAGAGGTGTTCGCTGAGGACTCTAGTCAGACCCGGCCAAACTCCAATACTTAG
- a CDS encoding beta-ketoacyl-[acyl-carrier-protein] synthase family protein has protein sequence MKIRRVVVTGMGTINPIGGNLKDFWSNCCRGTSGVQPISAFEIPDGQSKIAGLVKEGGPTAALVDRSYHFTLTCAAEALQMAGLGDGQAAQNLDPERCGVFLGTSTAQLGSMEQEYLDRTGAPAQPNLLSAPDTFHFNTVARLLARHFNFQGGHATLSTACASALDAIGYAVDAIRCGEVDVAVTGASEAPITPLMVASFAKIGATSLHNAEPQKASRPFDQDRDGFVLAEGCGILVLEALEHALARGARIYAELPGHASTNSYHHMTGIPKDGASIARSAMLALADAGLRPADIDAIYAHGSSTPANDLAESNAFHQLLQERACTVPVTSLKSQYGNPLSASSSIEVIAAVMSINTGLIPPTINLERQDPLIALDVVAPEARQIPVRCVLKTGSGFSGIHSSLIIRQYEGAAHG, from the coding sequence ATGAAAATCAGGCGAGTCGTAGTCACCGGCATGGGAACCATCAATCCGATTGGTGGCAACTTGAAAGACTTCTGGTCCAACTGTTGCCGTGGAACCTCAGGAGTGCAGCCGATTTCGGCGTTCGAGATTCCAGACGGGCAGAGTAAGATTGCCGGTCTTGTTAAAGAAGGTGGCCCGACGGCTGCGCTGGTGGACCGCAGCTACCACTTCACCCTGACCTGTGCTGCAGAAGCGCTGCAAATGGCGGGCCTCGGAGACGGGCAAGCCGCGCAGAACCTGGACCCGGAGCGCTGCGGCGTCTTTCTCGGCACCTCCACAGCGCAACTGGGCAGCATGGAACAGGAGTATCTCGACCGAACCGGCGCCCCTGCGCAGCCCAATCTGCTGAGTGCACCGGACACTTTTCATTTCAATACCGTCGCCAGGCTCCTGGCTAGGCACTTTAACTTTCAAGGCGGGCACGCAACGCTTTCCACCGCCTGCGCCAGTGCGCTCGATGCCATCGGCTACGCCGTGGATGCGATCCGCTGCGGGGAGGTCGATGTGGCGGTTACCGGGGCGTCCGAGGCACCGATTACCCCTTTGATGGTGGCCAGTTTCGCCAAGATTGGGGCCACCTCCCTGCACAACGCCGAACCCCAGAAGGCGAGCCGTCCTTTCGACCAAGACCGCGACGGCTTTGTGCTCGCCGAGGGCTGCGGCATCCTCGTCCTAGAAGCGCTTGAACACGCCCTCGCTCGCGGTGCCCGAATCTATGCAGAACTGCCCGGCCACGCGAGCACTAATAGCTACCACCACATGACCGGCATTCCCAAAGACGGCGCGAGCATCGCCCGCTCTGCAATGTTGGCACTCGCAGACGCCGGACTCAGGCCCGCCGACATCGACGCCATCTATGCCCACGGCTCCTCGACCCCGGCAAATGACCTCGCGGAGTCAAACGCCTTTCACCAGTTGCTTCAGGAGCGGGCCTGCACCGTGCCGGTCACCTCTCTCAAGTCGCAATACGGAAATCCGCTCTCGGCGTCGAGCAGCATCGAGGTGATCGCGGCGGTGATGTCCATCAACACAGGTCTCATCCCACCTACTATCAACCTGGAGCGACAAGATCCGCTGATTGCGCTCGATGTCGTTGCACCCGAGGCCCGGCAGATTCCGGTGCGCTGCGTGCTGAAGACCGGCAGCGGTTTTTCTGGAATCCACTCAAGCTTGATCATTCGCCAATACGAGGGGGCAGCTCATGGATAA
- a CDS encoding beta-ketoacyl-[acyl-carrier-protein] synthase family protein, translating to MDNHQPCAITGAGFATPMGNDPDALWNTLQQGKPLFDAFAPQRNGPTYQVARVDDSTLDHRLPSRQLRKLDRFTILALAASHQALASCGLEISDSNRDRIGIYLGNSTGGWGFVEPILGAVYATQMQTASPYAITAWFPSAPQGEISILYKIGGFSKTIAADRISAGLALEQAVRKIDAGSMDVMLVGGAESPFSGMLLNAYQASGHSSSSGQYRPFSRAADGSLLGEGAALFVVEGEAQARARGAKIHCRVLGIGKGRSLASAIWNCLRAANVPQEAIDYVVLDGSGRPDADQGEYQAIAETLGRNPNLRMSAPKSMYGNLLGAGMAVDLLIGALSLERQAVLPTAISGLIEVPPVGKHVLAAESCPLEYVLVNGRDEAGQSLVALLGRA from the coding sequence ATGGATAACCACCAACCCTGCGCAATCACCGGAGCCGGCTTTGCAACGCCGATGGGCAACGACCCAGATGCGCTCTGGAACACCTTGCAGCAGGGCAAGCCTCTGTTTGACGCCTTCGCACCCCAGCGAAACGGCCCGACCTACCAGGTCGCCCGCGTCGACGACAGCACTCTCGACCACCGACTACCCAGTCGGCAGCTGCGCAAGCTCGACCGCTTCACGATCCTGGCGTTGGCGGCCTCGCACCAGGCACTCGCCAGTTGCGGCCTCGAAATTAGCGACAGTAATCGCGATCGGATCGGCATCTACCTTGGCAACAGCACCGGCGGCTGGGGTTTTGTGGAGCCAATCCTGGGAGCGGTCTACGCAACCCAGATGCAGACAGCCAGTCCTTACGCAATCACCGCCTGGTTTCCCTCGGCTCCCCAGGGTGAGATTTCGATCCTCTACAAGATTGGCGGCTTCAGCAAAACAATCGCCGCCGACCGGATCAGTGCCGGGCTGGCCCTGGAGCAGGCCGTCCGCAAAATTGACGCCGGCTCGATGGATGTGATGCTCGTCGGCGGTGCCGAATCGCCCTTCAGCGGCATGTTGTTAAACGCCTACCAGGCGAGCGGACACTCCTCGAGCAGCGGGCAATACCGGCCCTTCAGCCGTGCGGCGGACGGTAGCCTGCTCGGCGAAGGGGCAGCTCTGTTCGTCGTCGAAGGGGAAGCACAGGCCCGTGCGCGCGGCGCCAAGATCCACTGCCGGGTACTGGGCATCGGCAAGGGGCGCTCCTTGGCCTCGGCCATCTGGAATTGCCTGCGCGCGGCGAACGTACCGCAGGAGGCAATCGACTACGTCGTCCTCGACGGCAGTGGCCGCCCGGACGCAGACCAGGGCGAGTACCAGGCAATTGCCGAAACCCTCGGCCGCAATCCAAATCTGCGCATGAGCGCACCCAAATCCATGTACGGCAACCTCCTGGGTGCTGGCATGGCGGTAGATCTGTTGATCGGCGCATTGAGTCTGGAGCGACAGGCCGTGCTCCCGACCGCGATATCGGGCTTAATCGAAGTGCCGCCCGTCGGCAAACATGTCTTGGCCGCCGAGTCCTGCCCTCTAGAGTACGTACTCGTCAACGGGCGCGACGAGGCCGGGCAGAGCCTGGTAGCGCTGCTTGGTCGGGCCTGA
- a CDS encoding efflux RND transporter periplasmic adaptor subunit has product MDIPRATKAHNRYLRLLLYSGVAVGGLALVSFAVSNLQPALPGVDRATVLVDTVKRGTMLRQVRGLGTLISEQVHWIASTTEGRVERILVKPGAIVKPDTVLLELSNPILEQSTADLRLQLQGAEAELTNLGVELESQLLTQKAALAAVESEYSQAKIQNDVDQDLTRQDLLPKLTARLSQVRAAELGTRSKLEQQRVAIATRAAAARLAVQRSKIDQLRSRLQLQQSQLQALRVRAGTSGVLQLLPPEVGQQLTTGTNLARIADPKQLKAELKIAEAQAKDVQIGQPASVDTHNGLIPGRVTRIDPAVQNGTVTVDLALSGPLPAGARLDLSVDGVIELERLEDVLYIGRPASGQDRSTVGLFKMIRGTDDAQRVQVRLGRSSVNTAEVLEGLQVGDQVILSDMSAQEKAERIRLQ; this is encoded by the coding sequence ATGGACATCCCACGCGCAACAAAAGCGCACAATCGCTATCTCCGTCTGCTCCTCTATTCCGGCGTGGCGGTCGGGGGACTGGCCCTGGTCAGTTTCGCCGTGAGCAACCTCCAGCCGGCCCTGCCCGGCGTCGATCGAGCGACTGTGCTGGTGGACACCGTCAAGCGCGGCACCATGCTGCGCCAGGTGCGCGGGCTGGGCACGCTCATCAGCGAACAGGTGCACTGGATTGCCTCCACGACCGAAGGGCGGGTCGAGCGCATCCTCGTGAAGCCGGGGGCGATTGTGAAACCCGACACGGTCTTACTCGAACTGAGCAACCCGATCCTTGAGCAATCGACCGCGGACTTGCGCCTGCAACTTCAAGGCGCCGAGGCGGAGCTCACCAACCTGGGGGTCGAGCTTGAAAGCCAGTTGCTGACTCAAAAAGCGGCCCTGGCCGCCGTCGAGTCGGAATACAGCCAGGCAAAAATTCAAAACGATGTCGATCAAGACCTCACAAGACAAGATCTGCTCCCGAAACTGACCGCCAGGCTCTCCCAGGTGCGGGCGGCGGAACTGGGCACCCGCAGCAAGCTTGAACAGCAGCGCGTCGCCATTGCGACGCGGGCGGCGGCCGCGCGCCTCGCCGTCCAGCGCTCCAAAATTGACCAGTTGCGCAGCCGTCTGCAGTTACAGCAGAGCCAGTTGCAGGCTCTGCGCGTCCGGGCAGGTACGAGCGGGGTCTTGCAACTGTTGCCCCCGGAAGTCGGCCAGCAACTGACCACCGGCACCAACCTGGCGCGCATCGCCGACCCGAAACAGCTCAAGGCGGAACTCAAAATTGCCGAGGCCCAGGCGAAAGACGTTCAAATCGGCCAACCCGCCAGCGTCGATACCCACAACGGGCTTATCCCCGGTCGGGTGACCCGGATCGACCCGGCTGTGCAAAACGGCACGGTCACCGTCGATCTGGCGCTCAGCGGGCCGCTGCCCGCCGGGGCCCGCCTCGATTTGAGCGTGGACGGCGTGATCGAACTGGAGCGCCTCGAAGACGTACTCTACATCGGCCGACCGGCCTCCGGTCAGGATCGCAGCACCGTTGGCCTGTTCAAGATGATTCGCGGCACCGACGATGCACAGCGCGTGCAGGTGCGCTTGGGCCGCAGTTCGGTCAACACCGCCGAGGTGCTGGAGGGTCTGCAAGTCGGCGACCAGGTCATTCTCTCTGACATGTCGGCCCAGGAAAAAGCCGAGCGCATCCGCCTGCAGTGA
- a CDS encoding 4'-phosphopantetheinyl transferase family protein, with the protein METRLLLADDALTGASVGELASGDLHVWCVSLQALGPVDRWRRTLDPEECARAGRYHFERDRDLFIIGRGVLRTILSGYLQCEPVDLDFGYGSSGKPALAGAFVASPLRFNLSHSAGLALYAVTLNREIGIDIEYNRSTLVVESLVERYFSKREAAAFRVLPADKRRQAFFRSWTCKEACLKATGDGLTAPLDRVEVGFDGDGPARLLAIDGDKKAAAGWSLRELQPAFNYAAALAVQGLLGRLLWRRWPQSSNQPD; encoded by the coding sequence ATGGAAACTCGATTACTCTTAGCGGACGATGCACTGACCGGCGCGAGCGTCGGTGAACTGGCCAGTGGGGACCTGCACGTCTGGTGCGTCTCCCTGCAGGCCCTCGGACCGGTGGACCGGTGGCGACGAACCCTCGATCCCGAGGAGTGCGCGCGCGCCGGGCGCTACCACTTCGAGCGCGACCGCGACCTCTTCATCATTGGCCGGGGGGTTTTGCGAACAATTTTGAGCGGCTATTTGCAGTGCGAGCCCGTAGATCTGGACTTTGGCTACGGCAGCTCGGGCAAACCGGCCCTGGCGGGGGCGTTTGTGGCAAGCCCGCTGCGCTTTAACCTGTCGCACTCGGCAGGGCTTGCCCTCTACGCCGTCACTTTGAACCGGGAAATCGGCATCGACATCGAGTACAACCGTTCCACCCTGGTAGTCGAGTCACTGGTCGAGCGCTACTTCTCCAAGCGCGAAGCGGCGGCCTTTCGAGTCTTACCGGCCGACAAAAGGCGCCAGGCGTTTTTTCGAAGCTGGACCTGCAAAGAAGCCTGCTTGAAGGCGACGGGCGATGGGCTTACAGCACCCCTCGACCGGGTGGAGGTGGGCTTCGACGGGGACGGTCCGGCCCGGCTGCTCGCCATCGATGGCGACAAAAAGGCGGCGGCAGGGTGGTCTTTGCGGGAACTGCAGCCTGCTTTCAATTACGCTGCCGCCCTGGCTGTGCAGGGTCTTTTGGGCCGTCTGCTCTGGCGGCGGTGGCCCCAATCATCCAACCAACCTGATTAG
- a CDS encoding acyl carrier protein, whose protein sequence is MNLNSIAHVLDQMHISFAELTVYSKLKADVGMDSLELIDFECFFEELFDVRLDWETMQADPSVQEVIDQALSKLSAGAVQTRCCHSALAA, encoded by the coding sequence ATGAACCTCAACAGCATTGCTCATGTCCTCGACCAGATGCACATCTCGTTTGCAGAGTTGACCGTCTATTCGAAGCTCAAGGCGGATGTCGGGATGGATTCACTGGAACTGATCGACTTCGAGTGTTTCTTTGAGGAACTATTTGATGTCCGTCTCGATTGGGAGACCATGCAGGCCGATCCGTCGGTGCAGGAAGTGATCGACCAGGCTCTCTCAAAGCTGAGTGCAGGGGCAGTCCAGACCAGATGCTGCCACTCCGCTCTGGCCGCTTAG